Proteins encoded in a region of the Triticum dicoccoides isolate Atlit2015 ecotype Zavitan chromosome 3A, WEW_v2.0, whole genome shotgun sequence genome:
- the LOC119266613 gene encoding alpha-terpineol synthase, chloroplastic-like produces MQATVFCSGGARGCRLGCLSAARPAGGSPSRRWQRPRHAALRCRQRQAPAAEVQHEVDDRSSRNPCGFYPSVWGDFFLHHSDPAASSQKQTWMVERVEELMKDVSKLISSSTTYLERMNLIVALERLCLDYLFEKDINVELKQIYSANVSDFDLHTVAIWFYLLRKHGYMVSPDVFVKFLDEDGTFLTATPRELLSLYNAAHFSIHGEIILDKAISFTKRSLESKLPYLEGLMAHEIQCALEICDIPLPRRVAIYDVKIYISTYEKEATMNKSVLELAKVNFNLMQLQYQQELKITTRWWNNLQVHSRLPFARDRLVECYLWMLGVYYQPNCSRGRIILTFVIYTTTIIDDIYDSFGTSEECELFTEWVERSFMSSWDPKVAHVLPKCMQYALEKIMDCHQIIDNKLAPEEKYRMTYLRNFKVDLVRNYNKEVKMREENFIPRSVEEHLQVSASTCACHLLACTSLVGMDDIATKDSFEWISTVPKIMQKLCIIVRLLDDIMTYEREQMTPHVASTMDSYMKQHNVSIEIARHKIQELKEESWKDFNGEWLEPDIDQPRKLIEAIFNLTRTMEFMYNKDDNFTNCSNLKDIIRSLFVETF; encoded by the exons ATGCAAGCCACCGTCTTCTGCTCGGGAGGAGCACGAGGATGCAGGCTGGGCTGCCTTTCCGCCGCGCGGCCGGCTGGAGGAAGTCCTTCTCGGAGGTGGCAGCGGCCGCGGCACGCCGCGCTTCGATGCCGGCAGCGGCAAGCTCCGGCAGCAGAAGTACAACATGAGGTTGACGATCGGTCGAGCAGGAATCCTTGTGGCTTCTACCCTTCTGTGTGGGGGGATTTCTTCCTTCACCACTCTGATCCAGCAGCTTCCTCTCAAAAGCAG ACATGGATGGTAGAACGAGTAGAAGAACTCATGAAAGATGTGTCCAAATTGATATCAAGTTCCACCACCTATCTTGAGAGGATGAATCTCATTGTTGCTTTAGAGCGTCTTTGCTTGGATTATCTTTTTGAAAAAGATATTAATGTGGAGTTAAAACAAATTTACAGTGCCAATGTTAGTGACTTTGATCTTCATACAGTAGCCATTTGGTTCTATCTACTACGTAAACATGGATACATGGTTTCACCAG ACGTGTTTGTGAAATTCTTAGATGAGGATGGAACTTTTCTGACAGCAACTCCGAGAGAACTATTGAGCCTTTACAATGCCGCACATTTTAGTATCCATGGAGAGATAATACTTGACAAAGCTATATCCTTCACCAAAAGGAGTTTAGAATCAAAACTGCCATATCTAGAAGGATTAATGGCACATGAAATTCAATGTGCACTTGAgatatgtgac ataCCCCTCCCGCGAAGGGTTGCAATTTATGATGTTAAGATCTATATCTCTACATATGAGAAAGAAGCTACAATGAATAAATCGGTATTGGAACTTGCAAAGGTGAATTTCAATTTGATGCAACTCCAGTATCAACAAGAATTGAAAATTACTACAAG GTGGTGGAATAATCTGCAAGTTCATTCAAGGCTCCCGTTCGCTCGGGATAGACTCGTGGAATGTTATTTGTGGATGTTGGGAGTATACTACCAACCCAACTGTTCACGGGGCCGAATAATACTTACATTCGTGATTTACACTACAACCATCATCGATGATATTTATGATTCATTTGGAACATCAGAAGAGTGTGAATTGTTTACCGAGTGGGTAGAAAG ATCATTCATGTCCAGTTGGGATCCAAAGGTAGCTCATGTTCTCCCAAAGTGCATGCAATATGCATTGGAAAAAATTATGGACTGCCATCAGATCATTGATAACAAGCTAGCACCGGAGGAGAAATACCGTATGACCTACCTCAGAAACTTT AAAGTGGATCTAGTTAGAAATTACAACAAAGAGGTTAAAATGCGCGAAGAGAACTTCATCCCAAGATCTGTCGAAGAGCATCTTCAGGTCTCGGCAAGTACTTGTGCATGCCATTTGTTGGCTTGCACTTCACTGGTCGGAATGGATGATATAGCAACAAAggattcttttgaatggatttcgaCTGTGCCTAAAATTATGCAAAAGCTTTGCATAATTGTTAGACTATTAGATGATATCATGACCTATGAG CGAGAGCAGATGACGCCTCATGTTGCTTCGACAATGGATAGCTACATGAAACAACACAATGTCTCGATTGAAATAGCACGTCACAAGATACAAGAGCTAAAGGAGGAGTCATGGAAAGATTTCAATGGTGAGTGGCTAGAGCCTGATATTGACCAACCGAGGAAGTTAATTGAGGCGATATTTAACCTCACAAGAACAATGGAGTTCATGTATAACAAAGACGATAACTTTACTAACTGTAGCAACCTCAAGGATATCATCCGATCATTATTTGTGGAGACTTTTTGA